One region of Primulina tabacum isolate GXHZ01 chromosome 1, ASM2559414v2, whole genome shotgun sequence genomic DNA includes:
- the LOC142543084 gene encoding peptide deformylase 1B, chloroplastic isoform X2, with translation MWLMARATYLHSSVVHTRTCFPSHRSSAALLYSNNLSQILPFSSRRHFLLSFNKYENPLKLLITAQARRSFSSSREEAFASAADLLYGEPLKIVKYPEPFLRVKNKRVKTFDENLKKIVDEMFDIMYRTDGIGLSAPQVGINIQLMVFNTVGERGEGEEIVLVNPRITRYSKKIVPYNEGCLSFPGIYADVERPDSLKVEAQDITGAEFELNLTGLPARVFQHEYDHLLGILFFDRMSDEVLDSIRVDLQAMEKSYEERTGSPSPEKIDKRRRKMKAVGFGKS, from the exons ATGTGGTTGATGGCTCGCGCAACTTATCTCCATTCCTCCGTAGTTCACACTCGGACATGCTTCCCCTCCCACCGCAGCTCAGCTGCCCTGTTGTATTCAAATAACCTCAGCCAAATACTACCCTTTTCCTCCAGAAGACATTTCCTTTTATCGTTTAACAAGTATGAGAACCCCCTCAAACTGCTAATCACTGCGCAGGCTCGGCGAAGTTTTTCATCCTCGCGTGAAGAAGCATTTGCTTCTG CGGCTGATTTATTGTATGGGGAGCCTCTTAAAATTGTGAAGTATCCAGAGCCATTTTTGAGAGTCAAGAACAAGAGAGTCAAGACATTCGACGAGAATTTGAAAAAGATCGTCGATGAGATGTTTGATATAATGTACAG AACTGATGGAATTGGACTCTCTGCACCACAAGTGGGGATAAATATTCAACTTATGGTGTTTAATACAGTTGGCGAACGTGGTGAAGGAGAGGAGATTGTTCTTGTTAATCCACGCATCACTAGATATTCCAAAAAGATTGTTCCGTATAACGAGGGTTGTTTGTCATTCCCAGGGATTTACGCTGATGTGGAG AGACCAGATTCTTTGAAAGTCGAGGCACAAGATATTACAGGTGCAGAATTTGAACTTAATTTGACAGGACTTCCTGCGCGGGTTTTCCAGCACGAATATGATCATCTACTG GGCATCCTATTTTTTGATAGGATGAGCGATGAAGTTCTTGATAGTATTCGCGTGGATTTACAG GCCATGGAAAAGAGTTATGAGGAGAGGACTGGATCACCAAGTCCTGAAAAGATTGATAAACGCAGAAGAAAGATGAAAGCTGTTGGATTTGGAAAATCTTGA
- the LOC142543084 gene encoding peptide deformylase 1B, chloroplastic isoform X1 — protein MWLMARATYLHSSVVHTRTCFPSHRSSAALLYSNNLSQILPFSSRRHFLLSFNKYENPLKLLITAQARRSFSSSREEAFASAADLLYGEPLKIVKYPEPFLRVKNKRVKTFDENLKKIVDEMFDIMYRTDGIGLSAPQVGINIQLMVFNTVGERGEGEEIVLVNPRITRYSKKIVPYNEGCLSFPGIYADVEVSNTKVYMQTTIPRFIYLYYLTPQRPDSLKVEAQDITGAEFELNLTGLPARVFQHEYDHLLGILFFDRMSDEVLDSIRVDLQAMEKSYEERTGSPSPEKIDKRRRKMKAVGFGKS, from the exons ATGTGGTTGATGGCTCGCGCAACTTATCTCCATTCCTCCGTAGTTCACACTCGGACATGCTTCCCCTCCCACCGCAGCTCAGCTGCCCTGTTGTATTCAAATAACCTCAGCCAAATACTACCCTTTTCCTCCAGAAGACATTTCCTTTTATCGTTTAACAAGTATGAGAACCCCCTCAAACTGCTAATCACTGCGCAGGCTCGGCGAAGTTTTTCATCCTCGCGTGAAGAAGCATTTGCTTCTG CGGCTGATTTATTGTATGGGGAGCCTCTTAAAATTGTGAAGTATCCAGAGCCATTTTTGAGAGTCAAGAACAAGAGAGTCAAGACATTCGACGAGAATTTGAAAAAGATCGTCGATGAGATGTTTGATATAATGTACAG AACTGATGGAATTGGACTCTCTGCACCACAAGTGGGGATAAATATTCAACTTATGGTGTTTAATACAGTTGGCGAACGTGGTGAAGGAGAGGAGATTGTTCTTGTTAATCCACGCATCACTAGATATTCCAAAAAGATTGTTCCGTATAACGAGGGTTGTTTGTCATTCCCAGGGATTTACGCTGATGTGGAGGTATCTAACACTAAAGTATATATGCAAACCACAATTCCTCGATTTATTTACTTGTATTATCTTACTCCTCAGAGACCAGATTCTTTGAAAGTCGAGGCACAAGATATTACAGGTGCAGAATTTGAACTTAATTTGACAGGACTTCCTGCGCGGGTTTTCCAGCACGAATATGATCATCTACTG GGCATCCTATTTTTTGATAGGATGAGCGATGAAGTTCTTGATAGTATTCGCGTGGATTTACAG GCCATGGAAAAGAGTTATGAGGAGAGGACTGGATCACCAAGTCCTGAAAAGATTGATAAACGCAGAAGAAAGATGAAAGCTGTTGGATTTGGAAAATCTTGA